From bacterium, one genomic window encodes:
- a CDS encoding glycosyl hydrolase 108 family protein, whose amino-acid sequence MRDNFEYFWKFLIFWEKEYAGDIKDGAGLTIFGFTEKYYPDLVKKLKELYFKDKKQAEELAKKNAKTLYWDALSCDYLPSKLDIVIADCSFNQGISVAKKVLELTAQDYLAYLKNQGYSENHSWIIAILKRSDFYDNLRAYDMFGRGWNKRIISLYEYL is encoded by the coding sequence CTTCTGGGAAAAAGAGTATGCAGGGGATATTAAAGATGGAGCAGGACTTACAATTTTTGGATTTACAGAGAAGTATTATCCTGACTTGGTGAAGAAATTAAAAGAACTTTATTTTAAAGACAAAAAGCAAGCAGAAGAATTAGCAAAAAAGAATGCAAAAACTTTGTATTGGGACGCTTTAAGTTGTGATTATTTACCTTCAAAACTTGATATTGTGATAGCAGATTGTTCTTTTAATCAAGGAATTTCAGTAGCAAAAAAAGTTTTAGAATTAACAGCACAGGATTATCTTGCTTATCTCAAAAATCAAGGTTATTCAGAAAATCATTCTTGGATAATAGCGATTTTAAAGAGAAGTGATTTTTATGACAATTTAAGGGCATATGATATGTTTGGAAGGGGATGGAATAAAAGAATTATATCTCTGTATGAGTATTTA